In Acidobacteriota bacterium, one genomic interval encodes:
- a CDS encoding dienelactone hydrolase family protein: MQPHSIERETSLVGEYDPFVRGLFPVGVRTIQALDSARNRLFPCEIWYPATARHAGQDLATETQDTFPLPQINIPRIQSAVRDAGAQPGAFPLILYSHAGGGHRRAATFLCTHLTSHGYVVAALDHSETLSQELARRESETEEQKTRRWEVVISNRVPDARFLLDSLLSQGTELNLDPNRIGIVGHSFGGWTALALPDVDERIQAVVALAPGGASNPKPGILPLTLAFDWGRDVPTLYLVAENDVSLPLAGMYELFDRTPAPKQMVILRRADHLHFMDHVEEIHEAVRKMSFPGELAWLPKEMQPITELCSGDEAHLFVRGLTLAHLDARLNRNEAAQRFLLSDLEVDFAQRGITVMVHQTNSFQSGKTKEETL, from the coding sequence ATGCAACCGCATTCCATTGAAAGAGAAACCTCTCTGGTTGGTGAATATGATCCCTTTGTTAGAGGTCTGTTTCCGGTTGGAGTGAGAACAATTCAGGCACTTGATTCGGCTCGGAATCGCCTCTTTCCCTGTGAAATCTGGTATCCAGCAACAGCCCGGCATGCTGGTCAGGATCTGGCGACCGAAACGCAGGACACCTTTCCACTTCCACAGATCAATATTCCACGGATTCAAAGTGCGGTTCGTGATGCTGGTGCCCAACCAGGTGCGTTTCCGCTGATTCTTTACTCTCATGCGGGTGGCGGACATCGGCGGGCAGCGACGTTTCTGTGTACTCACCTGACCAGCCATGGGTATGTGGTTGCTGCACTGGACCATTCCGAAACTTTATCCCAGGAACTGGCACGCAGGGAAAGCGAGACGGAGGAGCAAAAGACCCGGCGCTGGGAAGTGGTGATTTCAAACCGCGTTCCGGATGCCAGGTTTTTGCTTGACTCTCTGTTGAGCCAAGGAACGGAACTGAATCTTGATCCCAACCGGATTGGCATTGTCGGGCACAGTTTTGGAGGCTGGACCGCTCTGGCACTGCCTGATGTGGATGAGCGCATTCAGGCGGTCGTGGCACTTGCGCCGGGCGGCGCTTCGAATCCCAAACCAGGAATTCTTCCGTTGACGCTTGCTTTTGACTGGGGGCGCGATGTCCCGACCCTGTATCTGGTGGCGGAAAATGATGTTTCGCTCCCGCTGGCCGGAATGTACGAACTCTTTGACCGGACTCCGGCTCCGAAACAAATGGTGATCTTACGCCGGGCTGACCACCTGCACTTTATGGACCACGTTGAGGAAATCCACGAAGCTGTTCGGAAGATGTCATTTCCAGGAGAACTGGCCTGGCTTCCGAAAGAAATGCAACCGATAACCGAACTTTGTTCCGGAGACGAGGCCCACCTGTTTGTACGTGGGCTGACGCTGGCGCACCTCGACGCCCGGCTCAATAGGAATGAAGCCGCGCAACGGTTTTTGCTCAGCGATTTGGAAGTTGACTTTGCCCAGCGGGGCATCACGGTGATGGTGCATCAAACCAATTCATTTCAGAGTGGCAAAACGAAAGAGGAAACACTATGA